Proteins from a genomic interval of Heterodontus francisci isolate sHetFra1 chromosome 31, sHetFra1.hap1, whole genome shotgun sequence:
- the LOC137346995 gene encoding uncharacterized protein has protein sequence MIPVKQLAVTIGLFFLLILIQLQENTVATCSLRVGYPRAVLNYSVGDSLTLNCTILFCGDVPKIYWCKLQTNNCQPLIGSIHHQLKTYSPNDTEKVLHTVYTIPTVTLADSGIFRCQATQGDSHGMGHTIIVNVFENKDATCSLFVLYPKPVLNYSEGDSLTLNCTVQFCANGAQLPEAHWCKMHGKTCQPVTGRLHYPNMTYSPQYTEKKMLVIHAVSHVDLSNSGVYQCQATHGAVTAVGQFVSVNVGKISPAHSLWRWYSICRWIIFGLLALIPISLCILLYG, from the exons ATGATTCCTGTCAAGCAGCTGGCAGTCACCATTGGCTTGTTCTTCCTCCTGATATTGATACAATTACAAG AAAATACAGTTGCCACCTGTTCACTGAGGGTAGGATACCCCAGAGCTGTGTTAAACTACAGTGTAGGAGACAGTCTAACACTGAACTGTACAATTCTGTTCTGTGGTGATGTTCCCAAGATCTACTGGTGTAAGTTGCAAACAAATAATTGTCAGCCACTGATTGGATCGATTCATCATCAGCTTAAAACATATTCACCTAATGACACAGAAAAAGTATTACATACGGTTTACACAATCCCTACTGTTACCTTGGCTGACAGTGGCATATTTCGGTGTCAAGCTACACAAGGAGATAGTCACGGAATGGGTCACACCATTATTGTGAATGTGTTTG AAAATAAAGATGCTACCTGTTCCCTCTTTGTACTCTACCCCAAACCTGTGTTAAACTACAGTGAAGGAGACAGTCTAACACTGAACTGTACAGTTCAGTTCTGTGCTAATGGGGCTCAGTTGCCTGAGGCTCACTGGTGTAAGATGCATGGAAAGACTTGTCAGCCAGTGACCGGAAGGCTTCATTATCCGAACATGACATATTCTCCTCAGTACACAGAAAAGAAGATGCTGGTGATTCATGCCGTTTCTCATGTTGATCTGAGTAATAGTGGTGTTTACCAGTGCCAGGCAACACATGGAGCTGTAACAGCAGTGGGTCAGTTCGTGAGTGTAAACGTGGGCA AAATTTCTCCTGCACATTCATTGTGGAGATGGTACAGCATCTGTAGATGGATCATATTTGGGTTGTTGGCCCTGATACCTATATCATTGTGCATCCTACTGTATGGCTAA